A single genomic interval of Candidatus Bipolaricaulota bacterium harbors:
- a CDS encoding glycosyltransferase yields MKNIIAIPPYYLGTSFEDIVRGLKLSIKHIGIKATMVGYIKPLDNCIKGGILDDSDYITGQFKLIEKLIALGKVDRILFLDFFNPGIDLLKYYYTQQGIICRLGALLHGGSFLPNDLYSWPWLKKTEFAWASIYDRIYVPSRFLAEECPQDFCKKIKVSPWGMDAFRKCLLSHKIKYDVIFPHRLDDDKGIEQFCCIVSKLPAVGFVVTFPQPMNIMRKNKYFKMLQRYKNIIFIAEQSSTEHIQTLAQSRIVLSCSKQENFGYAVMKAVACGCIPVLPNNLCYPDFFPERFLYTTSKEAIYLISHYIKDCNNKNIEHELVDRVKKYSFVPILKDFFQL; encoded by the coding sequence ATGAAGAATATTATCGCTATCCCACCTTACTATTTAGGAACTTCATTTGAAGATATTGTGCGTGGATTGAAATTATCCATTAAACATATTGGTATAAAGGCAACGATGGTTGGATATATTAAACCACTTGATAATTGCATTAAAGGAGGAATATTGGATGACTCAGATTATATTACTGGACAATTTAAACTCATTGAAAAACTTATTGCATTAGGGAAAGTTGACCGAATTTTATTTTTGGATTTTTTTAATCCCGGCATTGATCTATTGAAATATTATTATACTCAGCAAGGAATTATTTGTCGATTGGGCGCATTGTTGCATGGAGGTTCTTTTTTGCCGAATGATTTATATTCTTGGCCGTGGTTAAAAAAAACAGAATTCGCTTGGGCTAGTATTTATGATAGGATTTATGTGCCATCAAGGTTTCTTGCTGAAGAGTGTCCTCAGGATTTTTGCAAAAAGATAAAGGTTTCACCATGGGGAATGGATGCTTTTAGGAAATGTCTTTTATCACATAAAATAAAATATGATGTAATATTTCCACATAGGCTCGATGACGATAAAGGTATTGAGCAATTTTGTTGCATCGTATCAAAGTTGCCTGCTGTTGGGTTCGTGGTAACTTTCCCGCAGCCCATGAATATTATGAGAAAAAATAAATATTTTAAAATGCTTCAACGATATAAAAATATAATATTTATTGCGGAGCAATCTTCAACTGAGCATATTCAAACACTTGCTCAATCACGTATTGTTTTAAGTTGTTCAAAACAAGAGAATTTTGGTTATGCAGTCATGAAGGCTGTTGCATGCGGATGTATCCCGGTATTACCTAATAATTTGTGTTACCCTGATTTTTTTCCAGAAAGATTTCTTTACACAACTAGTAAAGAAGCTATTTATCTTATTAGTCATTATATAAAAGATTGTAACAATAAAAATATAGAACATGAATTAGTTGATAGAGTAAAAAAATACTCATTTGTCCCAATACTTAAAGATTTTTTTCAATTATAA